One Mesorhizobium loti genomic window carries:
- a CDS encoding UvrD/REP helicase, protein MNLAAHDSTFVESTAQPAYLARLNDAQRQAVEHGDGRIAGPLLVIAGAGSGKTNTLAHRVAHLIVRGADPRRILLMTFSRRAASEMAKRVERIAGEVLGRDAAVITDALTWAGTFHGIGARLLRDYALEIGLDPAFTIHDREDSADLMNLVRHELGFSKTEARFPTKGTCLAIYSRAVNAQAPLGEVLGSAFPWCAGWADQLKQLFAGYVEAKQAQNVLDYDDLLLYWAQMAAEPEIAAHLGGRFDHVLVDEYQDTNRLQASILMALKPDGAGLTVVGDDAQSIYSFRAAEVRNILDFPKQFAQAADVVMLERNYRSTETILAAANAVIGEASERFTKNLWSERKSTDKPRLVAVRDEVEQANFVCDTILAEREAGTALKSQAVLFRASHHSGPLEIELTRRNIPFVKFGGLKFLDAAHVKDVLAVLRFAENPRDRVAGFRVLQLMPGIGPSAAGQIVETMTTALDEAMGLAGWRPPQRAADDWPAFVSLYSGLRAGAKWPADLEQVRLWYEPHLERIHEDVITRRADLLQLEQIGSGYASRERFLTELTLDPPDATSDQVGPPHRDEDYLILSTIHSAKGQEWKNVFVLNTVDGCIPADLGVGTKEDIEEERRLLYVAMTRAKDSLNLVMPQRFFPHGQAARGDRHVYASRTRFIPASILDAFQQMSWPGAQAAEGRASRPEVRVDIGARMRGMWK, encoded by the coding sequence ATGAACCTCGCCGCCCATGATTCGACCTTTGTGGAATCGACTGCCCAGCCCGCTTATCTCGCCCGGCTGAACGACGCCCAGCGCCAGGCCGTAGAGCATGGTGACGGCAGGATCGCCGGGCCGCTGCTGGTCATTGCCGGCGCCGGCTCGGGCAAGACCAACACGCTGGCGCATCGCGTCGCTCATCTGATCGTTAGGGGTGCCGACCCGCGCCGCATTCTGCTGATGACTTTTTCGCGGCGCGCCGCCTCTGAAATGGCCAAGCGCGTCGAGCGTATCGCCGGCGAGGTGCTTGGCCGTGACGCCGCCGTGATCACCGATGCGCTGACCTGGGCCGGCACGTTTCACGGCATCGGCGCGCGGCTGTTGCGCGACTATGCGCTGGAGATCGGCCTCGATCCGGCCTTCACCATCCACGATCGTGAGGATTCGGCCGACCTGATGAATCTCGTGCGCCACGAGCTTGGCTTCTCCAAGACCGAGGCGCGTTTCCCGACCAAGGGCACATGCCTGGCCATCTATTCGCGCGCCGTCAACGCGCAGGCGCCGCTCGGCGAAGTGCTGGGATCCGCCTTCCCTTGGTGCGCCGGTTGGGCCGATCAGCTCAAGCAGCTGTTCGCCGGCTATGTCGAGGCCAAGCAGGCGCAGAATGTGCTCGATTACGATGATCTGCTGCTCTACTGGGCGCAGATGGCGGCCGAGCCGGAAATCGCGGCGCATCTGGGTGGGCGTTTCGACCATGTGCTGGTCGACGAATACCAGGACACCAACCGGCTGCAGGCCTCTATCCTGATGGCGCTGAAACCCGACGGCGCCGGGCTGACGGTGGTTGGCGACGATGCGCAGTCGATCTATTCGTTCCGCGCCGCCGAGGTGCGCAACATCCTCGATTTTCCCAAACAGTTCGCCCAGGCCGCTGATGTGGTGATGCTGGAGCGCAATTACCGCTCGACAGAAACCATTCTGGCGGCAGCCAATGCGGTGATCGGTGAGGCCTCGGAGCGCTTCACCAAGAATCTCTGGTCGGAACGCAAATCCACCGACAAGCCAAGGCTGGTGGCCGTGCGCGACGAGGTCGAGCAAGCCAACTTCGTCTGCGATACGATCCTGGCCGAGCGCGAGGCCGGTACGGCGCTGAAATCGCAAGCGGTGCTGTTTCGCGCCTCACACCACAGCGGGCCGCTGGAGATCGAGCTGACGCGGCGCAACATTCCTTTCGTCAAGTTTGGCGGGCTGAAATTCCTCGATGCCGCCCATGTCAAGGACGTGCTGGCGGTGCTGCGTTTTGCCGAAAACCCGCGCGACCGTGTTGCCGGTTTCCGCGTCCTGCAACTGATGCCGGGCATTGGCCCCTCGGCCGCCGGACAGATTGTTGAGACGATGACCACGGCACTGGATGAGGCGATGGGCCTCGCCGGCTGGCGCCCGCCACAGCGCGCGGCGGACGACTGGCCGGCCTTTGTTTCGCTTTATTCCGGCCTGCGGGCCGGCGCCAAATGGCCGGCCGACCTCGAACAGGTCAGGCTCTGGTACGAGCCGCATCTGGAGCGCATCCATGAGGATGTCATTACGCGCCGCGCCGATCTGTTGCAGCTCGAGCAGATCGGCTCGGGTTACGCCTCGCGCGAACGCTTCCTGACGGAGCTGACGCTCGATCCGCCGGATGCGACCAGCGACCAGGTCGGGCCGCCGCATCGCGATGAGGACTATCTGATCCTGTCGACCATCCACTCGGCCAAGGGCCAGGAGTGGAAGAATGTTTTCGTGCTCAACACCGTCGATGGCTGCATCCCGGCTGATCTCGGTGTCGGCACCAAGGAAGACATCGAGGAGGAGCGCCGGCTGCTCTACGTGGCGATGACGCGAGCCAAGGACAGCCTCAACCTCGTCATGCCGCAGCGCTTCTTTCCGCACGGCCAGGCCGCGCGCGGCGACCGCCACGTCTATGCCTCGCGCACCCGCTTCATCCCGGCCTCGATCCTTGACGCGTTCCAGCAGATGTCGTGGCCGGGCGCGCAAGCGGCTGAGGGCAGGGCGTCCCGGCCGGAGGTGCGCGTCGACATCGGCGCACGCATGCGCGGCATGTGGAAATAG
- a CDS encoding ABC transporter ATP-binding protein, translated as MAHEKTTPAIELINVSRRFLSPTGKSLTALRDFTMTVERGEFVAVVGPTGCGKSTTLNLVTGLASPSAGEVRVMGAPVKGIDPRIGFVFQSDALFPWRTVIENVMAGPLFRGRAKSDATAAARDWLARVGLSRFEHHYPHQLSGGMRKRVALAQTFINGPEILLMDEPFSALDVQTRVLMHEELLRLWSQAKASVVFVTHDLEEAIALADKVYVLTAGPATVKSVYTIDLPRPRVVADIRYEQSFINYSRTIWADLKEEVETSYARAAA; from the coding sequence ATGGCCCATGAAAAGACCACACCAGCGATTGAGCTGATCAACGTCAGCCGTCGCTTCCTATCGCCCACCGGTAAATCGCTGACGGCACTGCGTGATTTCACCATGACCGTAGAGCGCGGCGAATTCGTCGCCGTCGTCGGCCCGACCGGTTGCGGTAAATCCACCACTCTCAACCTGGTCACTGGATTGGCAAGCCCAAGTGCTGGCGAGGTTCGTGTCATGGGCGCGCCGGTCAAGGGGATAGACCCTCGCATCGGCTTTGTCTTCCAGAGCGATGCTTTGTTCCCCTGGCGAACCGTGATCGAGAACGTGATGGCCGGCCCGCTCTTTCGTGGCAGGGCTAAGTCGGATGCCACGGCCGCGGCACGCGATTGGCTGGCGCGCGTCGGCCTGTCGCGTTTCGAGCACCACTATCCGCACCAGCTTTCCGGCGGTATGCGCAAGCGCGTGGCGCTGGCCCAGACCTTTATAAATGGCCCGGAGATCCTTCTGATGGACGAGCCGTTTTCGGCGCTTGACGTACAGACGCGCGTGCTGATGCACGAGGAATTGCTGCGCCTGTGGTCGCAGGCAAAGGCTTCCGTGGTCTTCGTCACACACGACCTCGAGGAGGCGATTGCGCTTGCCGACAAGGTCTATGTCCTGACCGCCGGGCCAGCCACGGTAAAATCGGTCTACACGATTGATCTGCCGCGCCCGCGCGTCGTCGCCGATATCCGCTACGAACAGAGCTTCATCAATTACTCGCGCACGATCTGGGCGGACCTCAAGGAAGAGGTCGAGACCAGCTATGCGCGTGCGGCAGCCTGA
- a CDS encoding dihydrodipicolinate reductase, with protein MAQPPIRIAIAGALGRMGRQMADAVQADSRLALTARFHRPGSVGDGLVSRDEALAMADVVIDFTTPATSADLASFCAKRGGPALVIGSTGFDAAELADIADAAKTIPIVRSGSFSLGLNMLVGLVEQAARALDADDWDAEIFEAHHRHKIDAPSGTALMLGQAVAGGRGVELDAVARRVRDGVTGARPTGEIGFAVTRGGSIIGEHSVSFCAEGELVTLSHAAGDRIMFARGAIAAALWVSGRPPGEYDMRDVLRLND; from the coding sequence ATGGCGCAACCGCCGATCAGGATCGCCATCGCCGGGGCGCTCGGCCGCATGGGCCGCCAGATGGCGGACGCCGTTCAGGCCGATTCGCGGCTGGCGCTTACGGCCCGCTTCCATCGGCCAGGCAGTGTCGGTGACGGGCTGGTGAGCCGCGACGAGGCGCTTGCCATGGCCGATGTGGTGATCGATTTCACCACGCCGGCCACCTCCGCCGATCTGGCGAGCTTCTGTGCCAAGCGCGGTGGACCGGCTTTGGTGATCGGGTCCACCGGTTTCGATGCCGCCGAACTGGCTGATATTGCCGATGCCGCGAAAACGATTCCCATCGTCCGCTCCGGCAGCTTTTCGCTTGGGCTCAACATGCTGGTCGGGCTGGTCGAGCAGGCGGCCAGAGCACTCGATGCCGATGACTGGGATGCCGAGATTTTCGAGGCGCATCATCGCCACAAGATCGATGCGCCGTCGGGCACCGCGCTGATGCTGGGACAGGCTGTTGCTGGTGGACGCGGCGTCGAACTGGATGCGGTCGCAAGGCGCGTCCGCGACGGGGTCACCGGCGCGCGTCCCACGGGTGAGATCGGATTCGCGGTGACGCGCGGCGGCAGCATCATCGGCGAGCACAGCGTCAGCTTCTGTGCCGAGGGCGAGCTTGTTACCTTGTCGCATGCCGCCGGCGACCGCATCATGTTCGCGCGTGGCGCCATTGCCGCGGCACTCTGGGTATCGGGACGCCCGCCTGGCGAATATGACATGCGTGACGTGCTGAGGCTGAACGATTGA
- a CDS encoding amidohydrolase — protein sequence MAELDRETLKREMTAWRRDLHAHPEFGFEEKRTAAFVAAKLREFGLDDVTEGVGGTGVVGTLKRGTGNRAIALRADMDALRIAEQSTAPYRSGNPGVMHACGHDGHTAMLLGAAKLLAGEGRFDGTVRFIFQPAEEWGRGALAMLDDGLMQRFPFDEIFGLHNMPGLPIGHFETRAGPIMSAEDNFEIVLRGLGGHAARPHSGNETLVAACALVTNLQTIVSRRLSPADITVVSVTELVTDGTRNALPGLARILGDARSFRAEVSAEIERQMRIIAEGTAAAYNVAAEVNYSREFVPLRNDAELVEAAFAAARNVFDPDNISLAREPMTASEDFARFLDHVPGCFVFLGNGEASAPLHNSSYDFNDDGLVFGANFHVAIARQRLEV from the coding sequence ATGGCTGAACTCGATCGCGAAACACTGAAGCGCGAGATGACCGCTTGGCGGCGCGACCTGCACGCGCACCCCGAATTCGGTTTCGAGGAGAAACGCACCGCCGCCTTCGTTGCGGCCAAGCTGCGCGAATTCGGCCTGGACGATGTCACTGAGGGTGTCGGCGGCACCGGCGTCGTCGGCACTTTGAAGCGCGGCACCGGCAACCGCGCCATTGCGCTGCGGGCCGACATGGATGCGCTGCGCATAGCGGAGCAATCGACCGCGCCCTACCGCTCCGGCAATCCCGGCGTGATGCATGCCTGCGGTCATGACGGCCATACCGCCATGCTGCTTGGCGCGGCAAAGCTGCTGGCCGGCGAGGGGCGTTTTGACGGCACCGTCCGCTTCATCTTCCAGCCGGCCGAGGAGTGGGGCAGGGGCGCGCTGGCCATGCTTGACGATGGGCTGATGCAGCGCTTCCCTTTTGACGAGATCTTTGGCCTGCACAACATGCCCGGCCTTCCCATCGGGCATTTCGAGACCCGCGCCGGCCCGATCATGTCAGCCGAGGATAACTTCGAGATCGTGCTCAGGGGACTCGGCGGCCATGCAGCACGGCCGCATTCGGGCAACGAGACGCTGGTCGCCGCCTGTGCCCTGGTCACCAATCTGCAAACCATCGTCTCGCGTCGGCTGAGCCCGGCCGACATAACTGTTGTTTCGGTGACTGAACTGGTCACTGACGGCACCCGCAATGCATTGCCCGGTCTTGCCCGTATCCTTGGCGACGCGCGCAGTTTTCGCGCCGAGGTCAGCGCGGAGATCGAACGCCAGATGCGCATCATCGCCGAGGGTACCGCTGCCGCCTACAACGTTGCCGCCGAAGTCAATTACAGCCGGGAATTCGTGCCTTTGCGCAACGATGCCGAACTGGTCGAGGCGGCCTTCGCCGCCGCCAGGAACGTCTTCGATCCCGACAATATCTCGCTTGCCCGTGAGCCAATGACGGCGTCGGAGGATTTCGCTCGCTTCCTCGATCACGTGCCGGGCTGCTTCGTCTTCCTCGGCAATGGCGAGGCCTCGGCGCCGCTTCACAATTCCAGCTACGACTTCAATGATGACGGGCTGGTGTTCGGCGCGAATTTCCATGTCGCCATCGCCAGGCAACGGCTCGAGGTTTGA
- a CDS encoding allantoate amidohydrolase, protein MLIGSHIDTVIDAGIYDGCYGVLAGLEVIETLKASGRSPSRPLAVAAFSNEEGVRFSPDMMGSLVHAGGVDVEAALAAVGTDGSTLGQELARIGYAGEREPGFLKPHIYVELHIEQGPVLEREGIPIGAVETLQGISWQRITLDGIANHAGTTPMSMRRDAGYAAARVVTFLHDRAAASNSPTVATVGTMRLEPNAINVIPSRAVFTVDLRDPDEQRLQAQEAALAAFLEQLVAEGITVTVERLARFEPVIFDGRVVELIEAAARKRGLASRRMTSGAGHDAQMIARIAPAAMIFVSSAGGISHSPSEHTEDAELVAGANILLDVVAELAELEG, encoded by the coding sequence GTGCTCATCGGCTCGCATATCGACACGGTCATCGACGCCGGCATCTATGACGGCTGCTACGGCGTGCTTGCAGGACTGGAAGTGATCGAGACGCTGAAGGCCTCCGGACGGTCGCCATCGCGCCCGCTCGCGGTCGCCGCCTTCAGCAATGAGGAAGGCGTGCGCTTTTCTCCCGACATGATGGGGTCGTTGGTCCACGCCGGCGGCGTCGATGTCGAGGCAGCACTTGCCGCTGTCGGCACCGACGGCAGCACCCTCGGGCAGGAACTCGCCCGCATCGGCTATGCCGGCGAGCGCGAGCCGGGTTTTCTCAAGCCGCACATCTACGTCGAACTGCATATCGAACAGGGGCCGGTTCTGGAGCGGGAGGGCATCCCGATCGGCGCGGTGGAAACCCTGCAGGGGATTTCCTGGCAGCGCATCACCCTCGATGGCATCGCCAACCATGCCGGCACCACGCCGATGTCGATGCGCCGCGATGCCGGATATGCCGCGGCACGCGTGGTCACCTTCCTGCATGACCGGGCAGCGGCGTCCAACTCGCCAACCGTGGCCACGGTCGGCACGATGCGTTTGGAGCCGAACGCCATCAACGTCATTCCGTCGCGCGCCGTCTTCACCGTCGATCTGCGCGATCCCGACGAGCAGCGCCTGCAGGCGCAGGAGGCAGCGCTGGCCGCCTTTTTGGAACAGCTCGTCGCCGAGGGCATCACCGTGACGGTCGAAAGACTGGCGCGCTTCGAGCCGGTTATCTTCGACGGTCGCGTCGTCGAACTGATCGAGGCTGCAGCGAGGAAGCGCGGGCTTGCCTCGCGGCGCATGACCTCGGGCGCCGGCCATGACGCGCAGATGATCGCGCGCATCGCGCCGGCGGCGATGATCTTCGTGTCGAGCGCCGGAGGCATCAGCCACAGTCCGAGCGAACACACCGAAGATGCCGAGCTTGTTGCCGGCGCGAACATCCTGCTTGATGTGGTCGCCGAACTTGCCGAACTCGAAGGCTGA
- a CDS encoding NMT1/THI5-like protein, whose translation MSLARILLDSAATTALVAIMALSAPSARADEKISIMVGGYEKQIYLPAKLTEALGYFKDEGLDVELLNEPAGVDAENEMLAGAVQGVVGFYDHCIDLQAKGKFVESIVQFSQAPGEVELVSTKHPEIKSPADFKGKSLGVTGLGSSTNFLTEYLAVKNGLKLGDFTSVPVGAGTTFIAAMQQDKIQAGMTTEPTITRLLKTGEATVLIDMRTMEGTKAALGGTYPAASLYMQTDWVEAHKDIVQKLANAFVKTQKFINTHSGAEIADKMPKDYYVGDKEGYVKALDAGKAMFTPDGIMPEGGPETVLTVLSAFKKELQGKQIDLSKTYTSEFVKNAK comes from the coding sequence ATGTCGCTCGCGCGAATTCTGCTTGATTCAGCCGCCACAACCGCACTCGTCGCCATCATGGCCTTGTCAGCGCCATCCGCGCGCGCCGACGAAAAAATCTCCATCATGGTCGGCGGCTACGAAAAACAGATCTATCTGCCCGCCAAGCTGACCGAGGCCCTCGGTTACTTCAAGGACGAGGGCCTCGACGTCGAATTGCTGAATGAACCGGCCGGCGTTGATGCTGAAAACGAGATGCTTGCCGGTGCCGTCCAGGGGGTCGTCGGTTTCTACGACCACTGCATCGATCTGCAGGCCAAGGGCAAGTTCGTCGAATCCATCGTCCAGTTCAGCCAGGCGCCGGGCGAGGTCGAGCTGGTTTCGACGAAACATCCGGAGATCAAATCACCCGCCGACTTCAAGGGAAAGAGCCTGGGCGTGACCGGTCTGGGCTCATCGACGAATTTTCTTACGGAATATCTTGCCGTCAAGAACGGCTTGAAGCTCGGGGATTTCACCTCGGTTCCGGTTGGTGCCGGCACCACCTTCATCGCCGCCATGCAGCAGGACAAGATCCAGGCAGGCATGACGACCGAGCCGACGATCACCCGCCTGCTAAAAACCGGCGAAGCGACCGTTCTTATCGATATGCGCACAATGGAGGGCACCAAGGCCGCGCTCGGCGGCACTTACCCGGCCGCATCCCTCTATATGCAGACCGACTGGGTCGAAGCGCATAAGGACATCGTGCAGAAGCTGGCCAATGCCTTCGTCAAGACGCAGAAGTTCATCAACACCCATAGCGGCGCCGAGATCGCCGACAAGATGCCGAAGGACTATTATGTCGGCGACAAGGAAGGCTACGTGAAGGCCCTCGATGCCGGCAAGGCGATGTTCACCCCCGACGGGATCATGCCCGAAGGGGGCCCGGAGACGGTGCTGACGGTTCTTTCAGCCTTCAAGAAGGAACTGCAGGGCAAGCAGATCGACCTCTCTAAGACCTACACCTCGGAATTCGTCAAGAACGCCAAGTAG